The following proteins are co-located in the Microbacterium sp. SORGH_AS_0888 genome:
- a CDS encoding Mur ligase family protein, producing the protein MSTPDASAALPPVLRPSNPPRRSLAELARLAGARTIGAFEDVTISGITLATGDLRAGETFVALPGLHRHGAEFAADAAARGAVAIITDEDGAERAAASGLPVLVIDEPRAHLGALSAWVYGTGPDDDLPLLLGTTGTNGKTSVSHLLEGMLNQLGVVTGLSSTAERHIAGQVIVSRLTTPEASEFHALLALMRERGVEAVAVEVSAQALSRRRVDGLVFDVAAFTNLTHDHLDDYADMTEYLEAKLPLFRPDRSRRAVICLDSPAGREVVARCEVPHTTIATPAITANADDAAGADWTVEIIEERQDGTRFSLSGPAGRLETTVPVIGRHMAANAGLAIVMLLEAGYAWERLADALDGGRIDAYLPGRTQLVSGERGPAVYVDFGHSPDAFEKTLAAVRRVTPGRVLFLFGADGDRDATKRHDMGRTGVEGSDILVITDHHPRHEDPDAIRATLLEGARRARPDAEILELSPPERAIREAVALVGEGDAILWCGPGHQDYRDIRGVRTPYSARELARRALRDAGWPVPEPHWPVPYPVDATPDSDPTRPSR; encoded by the coding sequence ATGTCGACACCCGATGCCTCCGCCGCCCTGCCGCCCGTCCTCCGGCCGTCGAACCCGCCGAGACGGAGCCTCGCGGAACTCGCGCGCCTCGCCGGCGCCCGCACGATCGGCGCGTTCGAGGACGTCACGATCAGCGGCATCACGCTGGCCACCGGCGACCTGCGCGCCGGTGAGACCTTCGTCGCCCTGCCCGGGCTCCACCGCCACGGCGCGGAGTTCGCCGCCGACGCCGCCGCCCGCGGAGCCGTCGCCATCATCACGGACGAGGACGGCGCCGAGCGCGCCGCGGCATCCGGTCTCCCGGTGCTCGTCATCGACGAGCCGCGCGCCCACCTCGGCGCGCTGTCGGCCTGGGTCTACGGGACCGGCCCGGACGACGATCTGCCCCTCCTGCTCGGCACGACGGGCACGAACGGCAAGACGAGCGTGTCCCACCTGCTGGAGGGGATGCTGAACCAGCTCGGGGTCGTCACCGGCCTCTCCTCCACGGCGGAACGCCACATCGCCGGGCAGGTCATCGTGTCGCGGCTCACGACGCCGGAGGCGAGCGAGTTCCATGCGCTCCTCGCGCTCATGCGCGAACGCGGTGTCGAGGCGGTCGCCGTCGAGGTCAGCGCACAGGCGCTGAGCCGGCGGCGTGTCGACGGCCTCGTCTTCGACGTCGCGGCCTTCACCAACCTCACCCACGATCATCTCGACGACTACGCCGACATGACCGAGTATCTGGAGGCGAAGCTCCCGCTGTTCCGTCCCGACCGGTCGCGGCGCGCCGTCATCTGCCTCGACTCCCCCGCCGGGCGCGAGGTCGTCGCGCGCTGCGAAGTTCCGCACACCACGATCGCGACGCCGGCCATCACGGCGAACGCGGACGATGCCGCGGGCGCCGACTGGACCGTCGAGATCATCGAGGAACGGCAGGACGGCACCCGGTTCTCGCTCAGTGGCCCGGCCGGGCGGTTGGAGACGACGGTTCCCGTGATCGGCCGCCACATGGCGGCGAACGCGGGACTCGCGATCGTCATGCTCCTCGAGGCCGGGTACGCCTGGGAGCGGCTCGCCGACGCGCTCGACGGCGGGCGCATCGACGCCTATCTCCCCGGCCGCACGCAGCTCGTGTCGGGCGAGCGGGGCCCGGCCGTCTACGTCGACTTCGGGCACTCTCCGGATGCGTTCGAGAAGACGCTGGCCGCGGTACGGCGCGTGACGCCCGGTCGCGTGCTGTTCCTGTTCGGCGCCGACGGCGACCGCGACGCGACCAAGCGCCACGACATGGGCCGCACCGGCGTCGAGGGCAGCGACATCCTCGTGATCACCGATCACCACCCCCGCCACGAGGACCCGGACGCCATCCGCGCGACCCTCCTCGAGGGCGCGCGCCGTGCACGACCGGATGCGGAGATCCTCGAGCTCTCGCCGCCCGAACGGGCGATCCGCGAGGCCGTGGCACTCGTCGGCGAGGGTGACGCGATCCTGTGGTGCGGGCCCGGGCACCAGGACTACCGCGACATCCGCGGGGTCCGCACGCCCTACTCGGCGCGCGAGCTGGCCCGGCGCGCCCTCCGTGACGCCGGATGGCCGGTCCCGGAGCCGCACTGGCCCGTGCCCTACCCGGTCGACGCGACGCCCGATTCCGACCCGACGCGCCCGTCCCGCTAG
- a CDS encoding RNA polymerase sigma factor: MGDDDAALWARVRAGDESALGALFDRYESRLFRHACRLLSEREDAKDAVAIAFFELWRRRSSVRVVDGSPLPWLLVTLANACRNLERSARRYRALLHRTPAAGEVPAPSAGDETGVMAALAQLPAAERSVVVLVVLEGYAERETAEALGIPAGTVKSRLARAKSRLREEMTAMEESWA, translated from the coding sequence GTGGGAGACGATGATGCCGCGCTGTGGGCGCGGGTGCGTGCGGGGGACGAGTCCGCGCTGGGGGCGCTGTTCGACCGCTACGAGTCGAGGCTGTTCCGGCACGCGTGCCGACTGCTGAGCGAGCGTGAGGACGCGAAGGACGCGGTCGCCATCGCGTTCTTCGAGCTGTGGCGACGACGCTCGTCCGTGCGCGTCGTCGACGGCTCGCCGCTGCCGTGGCTGCTGGTCACGCTCGCCAATGCCTGCCGCAACCTGGAACGTTCGGCACGGCGGTATCGGGCGCTCCTGCACCGGACGCCGGCAGCCGGCGAGGTCCCTGCCCCGTCCGCCGGCGACGAGACGGGCGTCATGGCAGCGCTCGCCCAGCTGCCGGCGGCGGAGCGCAGCGTGGTGGTGCTCGTCGTCCTCGAGGGCTACGCCGAACGGGAGACGGCCGAAGCGCTCGGCATCCCTGCAGGAACCGTGAAGTCGCGGCTCGCACGTGCCAAGTCGCGGCTGCGCGAGGAGATGACGGCGATGGAGGAGTCATGGGCGTGA
- a CDS encoding RIP metalloprotease, protein MTVIAFVIGIVVLVVGLAVSIALHEVGHLVPAKRFGVRVGQYMIGFGPTLFSRRYGETQYGVKALPLGGYISMAGMYPPSSQHGEAVAVAAGEEAARAAGNAPGRFFATMVQDARLANDETVIGADDDRVFYRLPVYKRVIIMLGGPLMNLLLAIVLFTIVLCGFGVQTATTTISSLSTCVPTSTTSTDCSSTTTPAAQAGLQPGDRILSIDGTAVSTFADASAIIQASPGRQLSVVVERGGSEQTLRLTPAAVDAASTGSGATTQVGFVGIRPVSERERQPIWAGAEAAFQNVGAVAGIMVQLPVKVYDTAVSLFTGAERDPNGPMSVVGAGVIAGDVAASDAPVLDRLAFILGLLGSLNIALFVFNLIPLLPLDGGHVVVALWDGVKRAVAKLRGTVAKPVDATKLVPVTFVVVIALIVMGGILIVADLVNPISLF, encoded by the coding sequence GTGACCGTCATCGCCTTCGTCATCGGCATCGTCGTGCTCGTGGTCGGGCTCGCGGTCTCCATCGCGCTCCACGAGGTCGGGCATCTGGTGCCCGCGAAGCGTTTCGGGGTGCGCGTCGGCCAGTACATGATCGGCTTCGGCCCGACCCTCTTCTCGCGGCGCTACGGCGAGACCCAGTACGGCGTCAAGGCGCTCCCGCTCGGCGGCTACATCTCGATGGCGGGGATGTACCCGCCGTCGAGTCAGCACGGCGAGGCGGTCGCGGTGGCGGCGGGCGAGGAGGCCGCACGGGCGGCGGGCAACGCGCCGGGCCGGTTCTTCGCGACGATGGTGCAGGATGCGCGTCTCGCGAACGACGAGACCGTGATCGGCGCCGACGACGACCGGGTGTTCTATCGGCTCCCGGTGTACAAGCGCGTCATCATCATGCTCGGCGGCCCGCTCATGAACCTGCTGCTGGCGATCGTGCTCTTCACGATCGTGCTGTGCGGGTTCGGCGTCCAGACCGCGACGACGACGATCTCGAGCCTCAGCACGTGTGTGCCCACGAGCACGACCTCGACGGACTGCTCGAGCACGACGACGCCGGCCGCGCAGGCCGGCCTCCAGCCGGGCGACCGCATCCTCTCCATCGACGGCACCGCGGTGTCGACCTTCGCCGATGCGTCCGCGATCATCCAGGCCTCGCCCGGCCGGCAGCTGAGCGTCGTGGTCGAGCGCGGCGGCTCCGAGCAGACGCTTCGCCTCACCCCCGCCGCGGTCGACGCGGCGAGCACCGGATCGGGAGCGACGACGCAGGTCGGCTTCGTCGGCATCCGCCCGGTCTCCGAGCGGGAGCGGCAGCCGATCTGGGCGGGCGCCGAGGCGGCCTTCCAGAACGTCGGCGCGGTCGCGGGCATCATGGTCCAGTTGCCGGTGAAGGTCTACGACACGGCGGTGTCGCTGTTCACGGGCGCGGAGAGGGACCCGAACGGACCGATGAGCGTCGTGGGCGCCGGTGTGATCGCCGGCGACGTGGCGGCCTCCGACGCGCCGGTCCTCGACCGGCTCGCGTTCATCCTCGGGCTCCTCGGATCCCTGAACATCGCCCTGTTCGTGTTCAACCTGATCCCGCTCCTGCCGCTCGACGGCGGGCACGTCGTCGTCGCCCTGTGGGACGGGGTCAAGCGCGCGGTCGCAAAGCTCCGAGGCACCGTCGCGAAGCCCGTCGACGCGACGAAGCTCGTGCCGGTCACGTTCGTCGTCGTCATCGCGCTGATCGTGATGGGCGGCATCCTGATCGTCGCCGACCTCGTCAACCCGATCTCGCTGTTCTGA
- the dxr gene encoding 1-deoxy-D-xylulose-5-phosphate reductoisomerase encodes MRRILILGSTGSIGTQALDVVRRNPGRFEVVGLAAGTDRAGLAAQAAEFGVEDTALGAAEAEQLVRDVATDVVLNGITGSVGLGPTLAALEAGRVLALANKESLIVGGELVTRLAAPGQIVPVDSEHSAIAQALLAGEHAEVRRLVVTASGGPFRGRSRAELVDVTPQQALAHPTWDMGRVVTTNSATLVNKGLEVIEAHLLFDIPYDRIDVVVHPQSVVHSMVEFVDGSTIAQASPPDMRLPISLGLDWPHRVSGVGAPIDWTRAQAWTFEPLDDEAFPAVRLAKRVGGAGGTYPAVFNAANEQAVDAFHEGRLPFTGIVDTVARVVDAHEAPDALTRESLADAEAWARRTADALIAVR; translated from the coding sequence ATGCGACGCATCCTGATCCTGGGCTCCACGGGTTCGATCGGCACCCAGGCCCTGGATGTCGTGCGTCGCAACCCCGGACGCTTCGAGGTCGTGGGTCTCGCGGCCGGGACCGATCGCGCCGGCCTCGCCGCGCAGGCGGCCGAGTTCGGGGTCGAGGACACGGCGCTCGGCGCGGCGGAGGCCGAGCAGCTCGTCCGCGACGTCGCCACCGACGTCGTCCTCAACGGCATCACCGGGTCGGTCGGCCTCGGCCCGACGCTGGCGGCACTGGAGGCCGGCCGGGTCCTCGCGCTCGCGAACAAGGAGTCTCTGATCGTGGGCGGCGAGCTCGTGACGCGCCTCGCCGCTCCGGGCCAGATCGTGCCGGTCGACTCCGAGCACTCCGCCATCGCGCAGGCGCTCCTGGCGGGCGAGCACGCCGAGGTGCGCCGGCTCGTCGTCACCGCCTCGGGCGGGCCGTTCCGCGGACGCTCCCGTGCCGAGCTCGTCGACGTCACGCCGCAGCAGGCGTTGGCGCATCCCACGTGGGACATGGGACGTGTGGTGACCACCAACTCCGCCACGCTCGTGAACAAGGGCCTCGAGGTGATCGAGGCCCACCTGCTGTTCGACATCCCCTACGACCGCATCGACGTCGTCGTCCACCCGCAGTCGGTCGTGCACTCCATGGTCGAGTTCGTCGACGGCTCCACGATCGCGCAGGCGTCGCCGCCGGACATGCGGCTGCCGATCTCGCTCGGGCTCGACTGGCCGCATCGGGTGAGCGGCGTGGGAGCCCCGATCGACTGGACTCGCGCGCAGGCCTGGACGTTCGAGCCGCTCGACGACGAGGCGTTCCCCGCCGTGCGCCTCGCGAAGCGGGTCGGGGGCGCGGGAGGCACGTATCCCGCCGTCTTCAACGCCGCGAACGAGCAGGCCGTGGACGCCTTCCACGAGGGGCGCCTGCCGTTCACGGGCATCGTCGACACGGTGGCGCGCGTCGTGGACGCGCACGAGGCGCCGGACGCGCTCACCAGAGAGTCGCTCGCCGATGCCGAGGCATGGGCACGTCGCACGGCCGACGCTCTCATCGCCGTTCGCTAG
- a CDS encoding chorismate-binding protein, whose amino-acid sequence MTGTASALLTALELGDEPFALIARETGWVEVLTGDVVDVELLADIPLTDAAGSAREVLALVPFRQVRERGFVCHDDDAPLRCLVVTEHRRLPRAEVIGALPGMQIPLRDAGFDVSDDAYADIVRTVIADEIGRGEGANFVIRRDFTATVDAPARTAALTWFRALLEHEKGAYWTFVVVTDGHVAVGASPEAHVGATGGIVSMNPISGTFRHPTGGATVETLSEFLSSTKETEELFMVVDEELKMMSAVCSDGGRITGPHLKEMSRLTHTEYELEGHSAMDPRDILRETMFAPTVTGSPMQNACTVIARHERTPRGYYSGVAALFTPNEGGGHDLDAPILIRTAYLVEGRLRVPVGATLVRHSDPMGEVSETHGKAAGVLGAIGAVPRDEAPVREDDPDEPAPTPRPLAEDPGVAALLASRNDRLAAFWLTPQDAHREGPFAGRTAVVVDAEDRFTTMLAHQLRHLGLEVAVVPWADATAEALAAADLVVSGPGPGDPRDPGSARMQRMRAVVDDRMSTGRPILAVCLSHQILSDRLGIALVPLDRPHQGLQKTVDVFGEPASIGFYNTFTARVPAGTTRVGPAEVSADPVTGDVYALRGVGFASVQGHLESILSRDGMATLERLVAHALTPAAV is encoded by the coding sequence ATGACCGGCACCGCCTCCGCCCTGTTGACCGCCCTCGAGCTCGGCGATGAGCCCTTCGCGCTCATCGCCCGTGAGACCGGCTGGGTCGAGGTGCTCACGGGTGACGTGGTCGACGTCGAGCTGCTGGCCGACATCCCGCTCACGGATGCGGCCGGCTCGGCTCGCGAGGTGCTCGCCCTCGTGCCGTTCCGCCAGGTGCGCGAGCGCGGCTTCGTCTGCCACGACGACGACGCGCCGCTGCGCTGCCTGGTCGTGACCGAGCACCGACGGCTGCCGCGCGCCGAGGTGATCGGCGCGCTCCCCGGCATGCAGATCCCCCTCCGCGACGCCGGGTTCGACGTGAGCGACGACGCCTACGCCGACATCGTGCGCACCGTCATCGCGGACGAGATCGGTCGAGGCGAGGGCGCGAACTTCGTCATCCGCCGCGACTTCACGGCGACCGTCGACGCGCCCGCCCGCACCGCTGCGCTCACCTGGTTCCGTGCGCTCCTCGAGCATGAGAAGGGCGCGTACTGGACCTTCGTCGTCGTCACCGACGGGCACGTCGCGGTCGGTGCGAGCCCCGAGGCGCACGTGGGCGCCACCGGCGGGATCGTGTCCATGAACCCGATCTCCGGCACCTTCCGTCATCCCACCGGCGGGGCCACGGTCGAGACGCTGTCCGAGTTCCTCTCCTCCACGAAGGAGACGGAGGAGCTGTTCATGGTCGTCGACGAGGAGCTCAAGATGATGAGCGCCGTCTGCAGCGACGGCGGGCGCATCACGGGCCCGCACCTCAAGGAGATGTCGCGGCTCACCCACACCGAGTACGAGCTCGAGGGGCATTCCGCGATGGACCCGCGCGACATCCTCCGCGAGACGATGTTCGCCCCGACGGTGACCGGCTCCCCCATGCAGAACGCGTGCACCGTCATCGCTCGGCACGAACGCACCCCCCGCGGCTACTACTCCGGCGTCGCGGCGCTGTTCACTCCGAACGAGGGGGGCGGCCACGACCTCGACGCCCCCATCCTCATCCGCACCGCCTACCTCGTGGAGGGTCGGCTGCGGGTGCCGGTGGGCGCGACGCTCGTGCGCCACTCCGACCCGATGGGCGAGGTGAGCGAGACCCACGGCAAGGCCGCCGGCGTCCTCGGCGCGATCGGGGCGGTGCCCCGCGACGAGGCCCCGGTGCGCGAGGACGACCCGGACGAGCCGGCCCCGACGCCGCGGCCGCTGGCCGAGGATCCCGGCGTCGCGGCCCTCCTCGCATCCCGCAACGACCGGCTCGCCGCGTTCTGGCTCACGCCGCAGGACGCGCACCGGGAGGGGCCGTTCGCGGGCCGCACGGCCGTGGTGGTCGATGCCGAGGACCGCTTCACGACGATGCTGGCGCACCAACTGCGTCACCTCGGGCTCGAGGTGGCCGTCGTGCCGTGGGCCGATGCCACGGCGGAGGCGCTCGCCGCAGCCGACCTGGTGGTGTCCGGGCCCGGCCCCGGCGATCCGCGAGACCCCGGGTCGGCGCGCATGCAGCGGATGCGCGCCGTCGTCGACGATCGGATGTCCACCGGACGCCCGATCCTGGCCGTGTGCCTGAGCCACCAGATCCTCAGCGATCGGCTGGGGATCGCGCTCGTGCCGCTCGATCGACCGCACCAGGGGCTCCAGAAGACGGTGGACGTGTTCGGTGAGCCGGCCTCCATCGGCTTCTACAACACCTTCACGGCACGGGTTCCGGCAGGGACGACGCGTGTCGGACCGGCCGAGGTCTCGGCCGACCCGGTCACGGGCGATGTCTACGCGCTGCGCGGGGTCGGGTTCGCCTCCGTGCAGGGCCACCTCGAGTCGATCCTCTCCCGCGACGGGATGGCGACCCTCGAGCGCCTCGTGGCCCACGCGCTGACGCCCGCGGCGGTCTGA
- a CDS encoding YcnI family protein, producing the protein MKTSTRTLAAGILAAGLVIAAPLAASAHVTATPQGDPAAGGYGLVTFAFSHGCKESPTTAISIDMPAGLDSVTPTVTPGWQVKVTRANGDGLVQNVTYTADQPVQTGLRVAFDLSVKYSKDAAGKTLSFPVVQSCVQGETDWTQIPADGQDPESLDTPAPSVKVGAAVADSGDDDGDGDGDHNAHAMAAPAADGTGTGTTGVWLGAGGLAAGLAGLVTGIVALRRARR; encoded by the coding sequence ATGAAGACATCCACCCGCACCCTGGCCGCCGGCATCCTCGCCGCCGGGCTCGTCATCGCCGCACCCCTGGCAGCGAGCGCCCACGTGACGGCGACGCCGCAGGGCGATCCCGCCGCCGGCGGCTACGGCCTCGTCACCTTCGCCTTCAGCCACGGCTGCAAGGAGTCCCCCACGACCGCGATCTCGATCGACATGCCCGCGGGGCTCGACTCCGTCACGCCCACCGTGACGCCGGGCTGGCAGGTGAAGGTCACTCGGGCCAACGGCGACGGGCTCGTGCAGAACGTGACCTACACGGCGGACCAGCCGGTCCAGACGGGCCTGCGGGTCGCGTTCGACCTGTCGGTCAAGTACAGCAAGGATGCGGCCGGAAAGACGCTGTCGTTCCCCGTCGTGCAGTCCTGCGTCCAGGGCGAGACGGACTGGACGCAGATCCCCGCGGACGGTCAGGACCCGGAGTCGCTGGACACCCCGGCGCCGTCGGTCAAGGTCGGCGCCGCCGTCGCGGACTCCGGCGATGACGACGGCGACGGCGACGGCGACCACAACGCGCATGCCATGGCCGCGCCCGCGGCGGACGGCACCGGCACCGGCACCACCGGCGTCTGGCTGGGCGCCGGCGGCCTCGCCGCGGGGCTCGCCGGACTGGTCACGGGCATCGTCGCGCTGCGCCGCGCTCGCCGCTGA
- a CDS encoding FKBP-type peptidyl-prolyl cis-trans isomerase translates to MRVRPLATLSVVAVALLALAGCSSAGSPSASGSADPAASAAASLCDSVAASGAASDAVSVTGDVGSAPTVTFTAPLDVTGVQATTVVKGTGPAVADGDYVTIGYAGYDPATGKSLADYKSDDPPAPMVANSILGSAFGCGTVGSRAVITVPAANSNPAAVYVIDLLSSTPAAQWCQPQAPASGAPMPTVTWDDKGVPTVTVPSGQTPPTSVTEQVLTEGDGDTVQAGDSVTLNYHGIKWSDGTVFDSSWTRGQPATFTTSQVVAGFGNALVGQKVGSQLVVVIPPECGYGTATTSNGLGGQTLVFVISLQSTARG, encoded by the coding sequence GTGCGCGTCCGCCCGCTCGCCACCCTTTCCGTCGTCGCCGTGGCGTTGCTCGCCCTGGCCGGCTGTTCCTCGGCGGGATCGCCCAGCGCCTCCGGCTCTGCCGACCCCGCCGCCTCGGCGGCTGCCTCGCTGTGCGACAGCGTCGCGGCATCCGGCGCGGCGAGCGATGCGGTGTCGGTGACCGGCGACGTCGGATCCGCGCCCACCGTCACCTTCACGGCGCCGCTCGACGTCACCGGCGTGCAGGCGACGACGGTCGTCAAGGGCACGGGCCCCGCCGTCGCCGACGGCGACTACGTGACGATCGGCTACGCCGGCTACGACCCGGCCACGGGCAAGTCCCTGGCGGACTACAAGTCGGATGACCCGCCCGCCCCCATGGTCGCCAACAGCATCCTCGGCAGCGCCTTCGGCTGCGGCACCGTCGGCAGCCGTGCGGTCATCACGGTCCCCGCGGCGAACTCCAACCCCGCGGCCGTCTACGTGATCGACCTGCTCTCGTCCACGCCGGCTGCTCAGTGGTGCCAGCCGCAGGCCCCGGCCTCGGGTGCCCCGATGCCGACCGTCACGTGGGACGACAAGGGCGTGCCGACCGTGACGGTGCCGAGCGGGCAGACGCCGCCGACGTCCGTGACCGAGCAGGTGCTGACGGAGGGCGACGGCGACACCGTCCAGGCCGGCGACTCGGTCACGCTGAACTATCACGGCATCAAGTGGTCCGACGGCACGGTGTTCGACTCGAGCTGGACCCGCGGCCAGCCGGCGACGTTCACGACCAGCCAGGTCGTCGCGGGCTTCGGCAACGCCCTCGTCGGCCAGAAGGTCGGCTCGCAGCTGGTCGTCGTCATCCCGCCGGAGTGCGGATACGGCACCGCGACGACGAGCAACGGCCTGGGCGGACAGACCCTCGTGTTCGTGATCTCGCTCCAGAGCACCGCGCGGGGATGA
- the ispG gene encoding flavodoxin-dependent (E)-4-hydroxy-3-methylbut-2-enyl-diphosphate synthase, which produces MPAVPHTLAPRRKSRQIRVGKVLVGGDAPISVQSMATTKTTDINATLQQIAELTASGCEIVRVAVPSQDDADVLHIIAKKSQIPVIADIHFQPKYVFQAIDAGCAAVRVNPGNIRQFDDKVGEIAKAAKDAGVSLRIGVNAGSLDKRLLQKYGKATPEALAESARWEASLFEEHDFHDFKISVKHNDPVIMVQAYRLLAAMGDWPLHLGVTEAGPAFQGTIKSATAFGILLGEGIGDTIRVSLSAPPAEEVKVGHQILQSLNLRERKLEIVSCPSCGRAQVDVYSLADSVTEGLKDMTVPLRVAVMGCVVNGPGEAREADLGVASGNGKGQIFVKGEVVKTVPEAEIVQTLIEEANRIAAEMGPDAPLGTAQVVTA; this is translated from the coding sequence ATGCCCGCCGTCCCTCACACCCTCGCTCCGCGACGCAAGAGCCGGCAGATCCGGGTCGGGAAGGTCCTGGTGGGCGGTGACGCCCCCATCAGCGTGCAGTCGATGGCCACCACCAAGACCACCGATATCAACGCGACCCTCCAGCAGATCGCCGAGCTCACCGCATCCGGATGCGAGATCGTGCGTGTCGCGGTGCCGAGCCAGGACGACGCGGACGTGCTGCACATCATCGCGAAGAAGAGCCAGATCCCGGTCATCGCCGACATCCACTTCCAGCCGAAGTACGTCTTCCAGGCGATCGACGCGGGGTGTGCGGCCGTGCGCGTGAACCCGGGGAACATCCGTCAGTTCGATGACAAGGTCGGCGAGATCGCGAAGGCCGCCAAGGACGCGGGCGTCTCGCTCCGCATCGGCGTCAACGCCGGCTCGCTGGACAAGCGGCTGCTGCAGAAGTACGGCAAGGCGACGCCGGAGGCGCTCGCCGAGAGCGCCCGATGGGAGGCGTCGCTGTTTGAGGAGCACGACTTCCACGACTTCAAGATCTCGGTCAAGCACAACGACCCGGTGATCATGGTGCAGGCGTACCGGCTGCTGGCCGCGATGGGCGACTGGCCGCTGCATCTGGGCGTGACCGAGGCGGGCCCCGCGTTCCAGGGCACGATCAAGTCGGCGACGGCGTTCGGCATCCTGCTCGGCGAGGGGATCGGCGACACGATCCGCGTCTCGCTCTCCGCGCCGCCGGCCGAGGAGGTCAAGGTCGGGCATCAGATCCTCCAGTCCCTCAACCTGCGCGAGCGCAAGCTGGAGATCGTGTCCTGTCCCTCGTGCGGCCGCGCGCAGGTCGACGTGTACTCGCTGGCCGACAGCGTCACCGAGGGACTCAAGGACATGACAGTGCCGCTGCGCGTCGCCGTCATGGGCTGTGTCGTGAACGGTCCCGGTGAGGCGCGCGAGGCCGACCTCGGCGTTGCGAGCGGCAACGGCAAGGGCCAGATCTTCGTGAAGGGGGAGGTCGTCAAGACCGTCCCCGAGGCGGAGATCGTGCAGACGCTCATCGAGGAGGCCAACCGCATCGCCGCCGAGATGGGCCCCGATGCGCCGCTGGGCACCGCGCAGGTCGTCACCGCCTGA